In the Chroococcidiopsis sp. SAG 2025 genome, one interval contains:
- a CDS encoding ATP-binding protein gives MLEQNHLRVCSDLKLLNQVQDWFEDFCLQHSGQIPWSEGQLYRLNLALAEGFTNAVRHAHQALPRETAIDIDLLLWSDRIEIRIWDRGQPFNPDAIAEPKPGTLQEGGYGWFLLRRLADRVVYERAADGRNCLLIVKSDKNRQEVKT, from the coding sequence AGCAAAATCATCTGAGGGTGTGTAGCGATTTAAAGTTACTGAACCAGGTACAAGACTGGTTTGAAGATTTTTGTCTTCAACATAGCGGTCAAATACCTTGGTCTGAGGGTCAACTATATCGCTTAAATTTAGCTTTAGCAGAAGGATTTACGAATGCGGTCAGACACGCCCATCAAGCCCTACCGCGAGAAACGGCGATAGATATCGATCTGTTATTATGGAGCGATCGCATTGAGATTAGAATTTGGGATCGGGGTCAGCCTTTTAACCCCGATGCAATTGCCGAACCTAAACCAGGAACCTTACAAGAAGGAGGCTATGGCTGGTTTCTATTGCGACGCTTGGCAGATCGAGTCGTATACGAACGGGCTGCTGACGGCAGAAACTGCTTACTAATTGTAAAAAGCGATAAAAACCGCCAAGAA